The following coding sequences lie in one Cotesia glomerata isolate CgM1 linkage group LG5, MPM_Cglom_v2.3, whole genome shotgun sequence genomic window:
- the LOC123264657 gene encoding uncharacterized protein LOC123264657, which translates to MPRFFKELEMGSASVPEDVEKHFRIIDFLLVFSTIASLVKCAQCDGSIEFKSCKKEGLGFQIQVKCTNCDPRFIPSSEKTGHCYEINTRFAFVMRTLGLDLAGCNKFCGLMDIASSFLSKQSYLDLMKSICCSIETTAEKFLVSAADEEKQLTRANSESNTLTVSVKFAFYVAACTFNEGAGALLTFLSDMDVSVGPSAHEYASSTDSNHIDRAEFQAVQQSKEARIKRRLEKKTG; encoded by the coding sequence GGAGTGCTAGTGTACCGGAAGATGTTGAAAAACATTTTAGAATCATAGATTTTTTGCTTGTGTTTTCAACCATCGCAAGTTTAGTAAAATGTGCTCAGTGTGATGGTTCAATCGAGTTCAAGAGCTGTAAAAAAGAAGGACTCGGCTTCCAAATCCAAGTCAAATGTACAAATTGTGATCCACGCTTTATACCGTCGAGTGAGAAAACTGGTCATTGCTATGAAATTAACACTCGTTTTGCCTTTGTAATGCGTACATTAGGTTTGGATTTAGCAGgctgcaataaattttgcggGCTCATGGACATAGCAAGtagttttttatcaaaacaatCTTATTTGGATCTCATGAAATCTATTTGCTGCAGCATCGAAACGACTGCTGAGAAATTTCTTGTCTCCGCCGCAGACGAAGAAAAACAGCTAACACGTGCAAATTCGGAGTCAAACACTTTGACCGTTTCTGTTAAATTTGCATTTTATGTAGCTGCATGCACATTCAATGAAGGTGCTGGTGCTCTTCTAACTTTTCTGTCTGACATGGACGTCAGTGTCGGCCCAAGCGCTCACGAGTATGCATCATCTACGGACAGCAATCACATTGATAGGGCCGAGTTCCAAGCTGTGCAGCAGAGCAAAGAAGCCAGAATAAAACgaagacttgaaaaaaaaacaggctGA